One Rhododendron vialii isolate Sample 1 chromosome 2a, ASM3025357v1 genomic region harbors:
- the LOC131317706 gene encoding uncharacterized protein LOC131317706 isoform X3: MGTTAITFTPTATATPAKLSRSTAAHCCSNRLNFPILFRNPNFKTKSSSSKSLVLSTRLHAKSSSVIANQAVDASSPGSIGANDLLIVGPGVLGKLVAEKWREDHPGCQIFGQTMTTDHHDELAKIGINPSLKGSKATQEFPYVVFCAPTSRSLDYPGDIREAASSWSGEGSFLFTSSSAPFDCDDNGPCDEDFPVVPIGRRPRTDVLLKAEKVVLESDGCVLRLAGLYKADRGAHVYWLRKGTVDTRPDHILNLIHYEDAASLLVAIMKKKLRGRIFLGCDNHPLSRQEVMDLIKKSGKFSQKFEGFTGTNDPLGKKLNNEKTCKEIGWEPKYPSFAQFLGVSE; the protein is encoded by the exons ATGGGCACCACCGCAATTACTTTTACCCCGACGGCAACTGCTACTCCGGCGAAGCTCTCTCGCTCTACGGCGGCTCACTGTTGCTCCAACCGCTTAAATTTTCCAATTCTCTTCAGAAACCCAAATTTCAAGACCAAAAGCTCATCATCAAAATCACTTGTATTATCCACACGTCTGCATGCCAAATCATCCTCTGTAATCG CAAATCAAGCAGTGGATGCTTCCTCTCCAGGTTCGATTGGAGCCAATGATTTGCTGATTGTTGGACCAGGTGTTCTTGGGAAGCTAGTAGCTGAAAAATGGCGGGAG GATCACCCAGGTTGTCAGATTTTTGGCCAGACAATGACAACAGATCACCACGATGAATTGGCCAAAATTGGAATTAATCCGTCATTGAAGGGATCAAAAGCAACTCAAGAGTTCCCATATGTGGTTTTCTGTGCTCCTACGTCCCGATCCCTGGACTATCCTGGTGATATCAG GGAAGCTGCATCAAGCTGGAGTGGGGAAGGTTCTTTCTTATTTACATCCAGCTCTGCACCATTTGACTGCGATGACAATGGACCTTGTGATGAG GACTTTCCAGTAGTTCCAATTGGGAGGAGGCCTAGGACAGATGTCTTATTGAAAGCAGAAAAAGTTGTGCTGGAGTCTGATGGTTGTGTTCTCAGATTAGCTGGACTTTACA AAGCAGACAGAGGCGCACATGTTTATTGGTTGAGGAAAGGGACTGTTGACACTCGTCCAGATCACATTCTCAATCTTATTCACTATGAG GATGCGGCTTCCCTTTTGGTAGCCATCATGAAGAAGAAACTTAGAGGCCGGATTTTTTTGGGCTGTGACAATCATCCTTTATCCAG ACAGGAAGTAATGGACCTGATCAAAAAGAGTGGGAAATTTAGTCAGAAGTTTGAAGGTTTTACAG GCACCAATGATCCTTTGGGCAAGAAACTAAACAACGAGAAAACTTGTAAGGAAATTGGATGGGAGCCGAAATACCCAAGCTTTGCTCAGTTCCTTGGGGTATCCGAATAA
- the LOC131317706 gene encoding uncharacterized protein LOC131317706 isoform X1 translates to MGTTAITFTPTATATPAKLSRSTAAHCCSNRLNFPILFRNPNFKTKSSSSKSLVLSTRLHAKSSSVIGAANQAVDASSPGSIGANDLLIVGPGVLGKLVAEKWREDHPGCQIFGQTMTTDHHDELAKIGINPSLKGSKATQEFPYVVFCAPTSRSLDYPGDIREAASSWSGEGSFLFTSSSAPFDCDDNGPCDEDFPVVPIGRRPRTDVLLKAEKVVLESDGCVLRLAGLYKADRGAHVYWLRKGTVDTRPDHILNLIHYEDAASLLVAIMKKKLRGRIFLGCDNHPLSRQEVMDLIKKSGKFSQKFEGFTGTNDPLGKKLNNEKTCKEIGWEPKYPSFAQFLGVSE, encoded by the exons ATGGGCACCACCGCAATTACTTTTACCCCGACGGCAACTGCTACTCCGGCGAAGCTCTCTCGCTCTACGGCGGCTCACTGTTGCTCCAACCGCTTAAATTTTCCAATTCTCTTCAGAAACCCAAATTTCAAGACCAAAAGCTCATCATCAAAATCACTTGTATTATCCACACGTCTGCATGCCAAATCATCCTCTGTAATCG GTGCAGCAAATCAAGCAGTGGATGCTTCCTCTCCAGGTTCGATTGGAGCCAATGATTTGCTGATTGTTGGACCAGGTGTTCTTGGGAAGCTAGTAGCTGAAAAATGGCGGGAG GATCACCCAGGTTGTCAGATTTTTGGCCAGACAATGACAACAGATCACCACGATGAATTGGCCAAAATTGGAATTAATCCGTCATTGAAGGGATCAAAAGCAACTCAAGAGTTCCCATATGTGGTTTTCTGTGCTCCTACGTCCCGATCCCTGGACTATCCTGGTGATATCAG GGAAGCTGCATCAAGCTGGAGTGGGGAAGGTTCTTTCTTATTTACATCCAGCTCTGCACCATTTGACTGCGATGACAATGGACCTTGTGATGAG GACTTTCCAGTAGTTCCAATTGGGAGGAGGCCTAGGACAGATGTCTTATTGAAAGCAGAAAAAGTTGTGCTGGAGTCTGATGGTTGTGTTCTCAGATTAGCTGGACTTTACA AAGCAGACAGAGGCGCACATGTTTATTGGTTGAGGAAAGGGACTGTTGACACTCGTCCAGATCACATTCTCAATCTTATTCACTATGAG GATGCGGCTTCCCTTTTGGTAGCCATCATGAAGAAGAAACTTAGAGGCCGGATTTTTTTGGGCTGTGACAATCATCCTTTATCCAG ACAGGAAGTAATGGACCTGATCAAAAAGAGTGGGAAATTTAGTCAGAAGTTTGAAGGTTTTACAG GCACCAATGATCCTTTGGGCAAGAAACTAAACAACGAGAAAACTTGTAAGGAAATTGGATGGGAGCCGAAATACCCAAGCTTTGCTCAGTTCCTTGGGGTATCCGAATAA
- the LOC131317706 gene encoding uncharacterized protein LOC131317706 isoform X6, producing the protein MAGGCQIFGQTMTTDHHDELAKIGINPSLKGSKATQEFPYVVFCAPTSRSLDYPGDIREAASSWSGEGSFLFTSSSAPFDCDDNGPCDEDFPVVPIGRRPRTDVLLKAEKVVLESDGCVLRLAGLYKADRGAHVYWLRKGTVDTRPDHILNLIHYEDAASLLVAIMKKKLRGRIFLGCDNHPLSRQEVMDLIKKSGKFSQKFEGFTGTNDPLGKKLNNEKTCKEIGWEPKYPSFAQFLGVSE; encoded by the exons ATGGCGGGAG GTTGTCAGATTTTTGGCCAGACAATGACAACAGATCACCACGATGAATTGGCCAAAATTGGAATTAATCCGTCATTGAAGGGATCAAAAGCAACTCAAGAGTTCCCATATGTGGTTTTCTGTGCTCCTACGTCCCGATCCCTGGACTATCCTGGTGATATCAG GGAAGCTGCATCAAGCTGGAGTGGGGAAGGTTCTTTCTTATTTACATCCAGCTCTGCACCATTTGACTGCGATGACAATGGACCTTGTGATGAG GACTTTCCAGTAGTTCCAATTGGGAGGAGGCCTAGGACAGATGTCTTATTGAAAGCAGAAAAAGTTGTGCTGGAGTCTGATGGTTGTGTTCTCAGATTAGCTGGACTTTACA AAGCAGACAGAGGCGCACATGTTTATTGGTTGAGGAAAGGGACTGTTGACACTCGTCCAGATCACATTCTCAATCTTATTCACTATGAG GATGCGGCTTCCCTTTTGGTAGCCATCATGAAGAAGAAACTTAGAGGCCGGATTTTTTTGGGCTGTGACAATCATCCTTTATCCAG ACAGGAAGTAATGGACCTGATCAAAAAGAGTGGGAAATTTAGTCAGAAGTTTGAAGGTTTTACAG GCACCAATGATCCTTTGGGCAAGAAACTAAACAACGAGAAAACTTGTAAGGAAATTGGATGGGAGCCGAAATACCCAAGCTTTGCTCAGTTCCTTGGGGTATCCGAATAA
- the LOC131317706 gene encoding uncharacterized protein LOC131317706 isoform X5 yields MAGALGQDHPGCQIFGQTMTTDHHDELAKIGINPSLKGSKATQEFPYVVFCAPTSRSLDYPGDIREAASSWSGEGSFLFTSSSAPFDCDDNGPCDEDFPVVPIGRRPRTDVLLKAEKVVLESDGCVLRLAGLYKADRGAHVYWLRKGTVDTRPDHILNLIHYEDAASLLVAIMKKKLRGRIFLGCDNHPLSRQEVMDLIKKSGKFSQKFEGFTGTNDPLGKKLNNEKTCKEIGWEPKYPSFAQFLGVSE; encoded by the exons ATGGCGGGAG CCCTTGGGCAGGATCACCCAGGTTGTCAGATTTTTGGCCAGACAATGACAACAGATCACCACGATGAATTGGCCAAAATTGGAATTAATCCGTCATTGAAGGGATCAAAAGCAACTCAAGAGTTCCCATATGTGGTTTTCTGTGCTCCTACGTCCCGATCCCTGGACTATCCTGGTGATATCAG GGAAGCTGCATCAAGCTGGAGTGGGGAAGGTTCTTTCTTATTTACATCCAGCTCTGCACCATTTGACTGCGATGACAATGGACCTTGTGATGAG GACTTTCCAGTAGTTCCAATTGGGAGGAGGCCTAGGACAGATGTCTTATTGAAAGCAGAAAAAGTTGTGCTGGAGTCTGATGGTTGTGTTCTCAGATTAGCTGGACTTTACA AAGCAGACAGAGGCGCACATGTTTATTGGTTGAGGAAAGGGACTGTTGACACTCGTCCAGATCACATTCTCAATCTTATTCACTATGAG GATGCGGCTTCCCTTTTGGTAGCCATCATGAAGAAGAAACTTAGAGGCCGGATTTTTTTGGGCTGTGACAATCATCCTTTATCCAG ACAGGAAGTAATGGACCTGATCAAAAAGAGTGGGAAATTTAGTCAGAAGTTTGAAGGTTTTACAG GCACCAATGATCCTTTGGGCAAGAAACTAAACAACGAGAAAACTTGTAAGGAAATTGGATGGGAGCCGAAATACCCAAGCTTTGCTCAGTTCCTTGGGGTATCCGAATAA
- the LOC131317706 gene encoding uncharacterized protein LOC131317706 isoform X4 codes for MAGGIIRDHPGCQIFGQTMTTDHHDELAKIGINPSLKGSKATQEFPYVVFCAPTSRSLDYPGDIREAASSWSGEGSFLFTSSSAPFDCDDNGPCDEDFPVVPIGRRPRTDVLLKAEKVVLESDGCVLRLAGLYKADRGAHVYWLRKGTVDTRPDHILNLIHYEDAASLLVAIMKKKLRGRIFLGCDNHPLSRQEVMDLIKKSGKFSQKFEGFTGTNDPLGKKLNNEKTCKEIGWEPKYPSFAQFLGVSE; via the exons ATGGCGGGAGGTATAATCCGG GATCACCCAGGTTGTCAGATTTTTGGCCAGACAATGACAACAGATCACCACGATGAATTGGCCAAAATTGGAATTAATCCGTCATTGAAGGGATCAAAAGCAACTCAAGAGTTCCCATATGTGGTTTTCTGTGCTCCTACGTCCCGATCCCTGGACTATCCTGGTGATATCAG GGAAGCTGCATCAAGCTGGAGTGGGGAAGGTTCTTTCTTATTTACATCCAGCTCTGCACCATTTGACTGCGATGACAATGGACCTTGTGATGAG GACTTTCCAGTAGTTCCAATTGGGAGGAGGCCTAGGACAGATGTCTTATTGAAAGCAGAAAAAGTTGTGCTGGAGTCTGATGGTTGTGTTCTCAGATTAGCTGGACTTTACA AAGCAGACAGAGGCGCACATGTTTATTGGTTGAGGAAAGGGACTGTTGACACTCGTCCAGATCACATTCTCAATCTTATTCACTATGAG GATGCGGCTTCCCTTTTGGTAGCCATCATGAAGAAGAAACTTAGAGGCCGGATTTTTTTGGGCTGTGACAATCATCCTTTATCCAG ACAGGAAGTAATGGACCTGATCAAAAAGAGTGGGAAATTTAGTCAGAAGTTTGAAGGTTTTACAG GCACCAATGATCCTTTGGGCAAGAAACTAAACAACGAGAAAACTTGTAAGGAAATTGGATGGGAGCCGAAATACCCAAGCTTTGCTCAGTTCCTTGGGGTATCCGAATAA
- the LOC131317706 gene encoding uncharacterized protein LOC131317706 isoform X2 yields the protein MGTTAITFTPTATATPAKLSRSTAAHCCSNRLNFPILFRNPNFKTKSSSSKSLVLSTRLHAKSSSVIGAANQAVDASSPGSIGANDLLIVGPGVLGKLVAEKWREDHPGCQIFGQTMTTDHHDELAKIGINPSLKGSKATQEFPYVVFCAPTSRSLDYPGDIREAASSWSGEGSFLFTSSSAPFDCDDNGPCDEDFPVVPIGRRPRTDVLLKAEKVVLESDGCVLRLAGLYKADRGAHVYWLRKGTVDTRPDHILNLIHYEDAASLLVAIMKKKLRGRIFLGCDNHPLSRQEVMDLIKKSGKFSQKFEGFTGTNDPLGKKLNNEKTCKEIGWEPKYPSFAQFLGVSE from the exons ATGGGCACCACCGCAATTACTTTTACCCCGACGGCAACTGCTACTCCGGCGAAGCTCTCTCGCTCTACGGCGGCTCACTGTTGCTCCAACCGCTTAAATTTTCCAATTCTCTTCAGAAACCCAAATTTCAAGACCAAAAGCTCATCATCAAAATCACTTGTATTATCCACACGTCTGCATGCCAAATCATCCTCTGTAATCG GTGCAGCAAATCAAGCAGTGGATGCTTCCTCTCCAGGTTCGATTGGAGCCAATGATTTGCTGATTGTTGGACCAGGTGTTCTTGGGAAGCTAGTAGCTGAAAAATGGCGGGAG GATCACCCAGGTTGTCAGATTTTTGGCCAGACAATGACAACAGATCACCACGATGAATTGGCCAAAATTGGAATTAATCCGTCATTGAAGGGATCAAAAGCAACTCAAGAGTTCCCATATGTGGTTTTCTGTGCTCCTACGTCCCGATCCCTGGACTATCCTGGTGATATCAG GGAAGCTGCATCAAGCTGGAGTGGGGAAGGTTCTTTCTTATTTACATCCAGCTCTGCACCATTTGACTGCGATGACAATGGACCTTGTGATGAG GACTTTCCAGTAGTTCCAATTGGGAGGAGGCCTAGGACAGATGTCTTATTGAAAGCAGAAAAAGTTGTGCTGGAGTCTGATGGTTGTGTTCTCAGATTAGCTGGACT ATACAAAGCAGACAGAGGCGCACATGTTTATTGGTTGAGGAAAGGGACTGTTGACACTCGTCCAGATCACATTCTCAATCTTATTCACTATGAG GATGCGGCTTCCCTTTTGGTAGCCATCATGAAGAAGAAACTTAGAGGCCGGATTTTTTTGGGCTGTGACAATCATCCTTTATCCAG ACAGGAAGTAATGGACCTGATCAAAAAGAGTGGGAAATTTAGTCAGAAGTTTGAAGGTTTTACAG GCACCAATGATCCTTTGGGCAAGAAACTAAACAACGAGAAAACTTGTAAGGAAATTGGATGGGAGCCGAAATACCCAAGCTTTGCTCAGTTCCTTGGGGTATCCGAATAA